The Gordonia mangrovi genome includes the window ATCCGCGACATGTAGACGGCGGCGAGGTCGGTGAGCACCCCGACATTGAGTGCGACCTCCCGACGAATCCGCGCCGGATCCGAGTCCGCGAAATCGGAGTGCATGCCGACCCCGGCATTGTTGATCAGGATGTCCACACTGAGTCCCCGCCGGTCGATCTCCTCGACGACGTCGTCGGAAGCGCAGGGCTCCGACAGATCCGCCGCCAGGTATTCCGCACGTATGCCGTGGCTGTCGTGCAGGTCGGTGGCGAGCTCTTTGAGCTTGGCCTCATTGCGCGCGACCAGGATGACGTGCGATCCGCGGGCGGCGAGCGCCCTCGCAAATGCGGCGCCGATACCTCCACTGGCGCCGGTGATCAGGACGGTCTTGTCGCGGTAATCCACGCGTGACTCCTTTGTCGGGCAGGTGCGGTCAGTTGAGTATGGAACCGACCCGCACCCCACGTCTGCCGAACGGCCGCTCCGCCACCGAGCGATCCGTCACACCATCCATCGGGGCGCCGACATCACCGCACTTCGACCCGTTTGCTACGCTGTCGATCGCGAGTCTCGGCTCGCACGCCGATGTAGTTCAATGGCAGAACATCAGCTTCCCAAGCTGAATACGCGGGTTCGATTCCCGTCATCGGCTCCGAGAAAGCCCAGGTCAGAGCTATTTGACTGTGGCTTCCGCGGTACCTGGGGCGATTCGGGGCCGCAGGCGAAGTCGGGGACGGAATATCAGACCCGCGTGAACACTCATCGCGTGGGCAAATCGGGGCATCGGATCGTCGTCGAAGATGAAGGTGACGTCTTGCGCGCCGTATGGAAGTCACAGCCGACCGACAGAACGGCGGCGGGCCGCGCCTCAGACGACGGTGATGCCGCGAGCGGCGAACTGCTCGTGGACACGCGCGAGCAGGTCCACGCTCGGCGCCCGGGTGTCCTCCAACAAGTAGGGCTCACCGGTGGCAACCCACTTCTCGCGCCCCAGCTGATGAAAAGGCAGCACCTCAAGACGTTCGACACCGTCGAGACCGGCCACCAGATCTGCGATCGCCTCGACGTTGTCCACGTCATCGGTGAGCCCCGGGACCAGCACGAAGCGAATCCACATCGGCCGCCCCCGGTCGGACAGCCGGCGCGCGAAGTCGAGGGTGGGCTGCAGCTGCCGGCCGGTCACCCGCCGATACGTCTCCGGCAGGCCCGACTTGATGTCGAGCAGAACCAGATCCACCAGGTCGAGATCCACGTCGTGCAGACGGGCACCGAACAGACCGGAGGTGTCCAGTGCGGTGTGGATATCGAGCTCGTGGCAGCGCCGGATGACGTTCATCACGAACCGCGTCTGCAGGAGCGGTTCTCCCCCGGAGATCGTCAGTCCGCCGCCGGTGACCTGCATGACGGTCCGATAGCGGAGCACCCGTTCCATCACCTCGTCCACGGTGTGCCGGACACCGTCGGCCATCCGCCACGAGTCGGGATTCTGACAGTACTGGCAACGCATTCCGCAGCCGGCCATGAACAACGTCATCCTGGTGCCGGGGCCGTCGACGGCGGTGGACAGATCCCACGAATGAATCGATCCCACCTGGTGATCGGAGATCTGTGCGCTCGCGGCGACCTCCCGGTCCGCGACCTGCATCGGGGGTGAGTCCGGCCGTGTCACCGGCATCCCTACAGCCCGGCGTGGAAGGTGCGGGAGAGGACGTCGAGCTGCTGCTCACGGGTCAGGCGGACGAAGTTCACGGCATATCCGGATACCCGGATCGTCAACTGCGGGTATTTCTCCGGATGCTCCATCGCGTCCGTCAACACCTCCCGGCTGAGCACGTTGATGTTCACGTGGAATCCCCGCGACACCATGTACGCATCGAGAATGCCCACCAG containing:
- the pflA gene encoding pyruvate formate-lyase-activating protein; translation: MQVADREVAASAQISDHQVGSIHSWDLSTAVDGPGTRMTLFMAGCGMRCQYCQNPDSWRMADGVRHTVDEVMERVLRYRTVMQVTGGGLTISGGEPLLQTRFVMNVIRRCHELDIHTALDTSGLFGARLHDVDLDLVDLVLLDIKSGLPETYRRVTGRQLQPTLDFARRLSDRGRPMWIRFVLVPGLTDDVDNVEAIADLVAGLDGVERLEVLPFHQLGREKWVATGEPYLLEDTRAPSVDLLARVHEQFAARGITVV